A genomic segment from Syntrophotalea acetylenivorans encodes:
- the pcnB gene encoding polynucleotide adenylyltransferase PcnB: MTSVPCDTDSTNDQALVVPRAEHCISRKQIDENTLKVLYRLRRHGYQAYLVGGGVRDLLLGRQPKDFDVATDATPEQVKGLFRNCFLVGRRFRLAHIRFAGNYLVEVATFRRQPRPEELPADTDEHFFFTENVFGSPREDAFRRDFSINGLFYNIEDFSVIDHVGGLQDLADRRLRVIGDPLVRFTEDPVRMLRALEFTARLGFNLDESVRQAIYLRAPLIAEAATARIREELMELFRHKVAAPVLRDAQSLGLLPHLLGGFEGEVETFELLEQIDRRTDSGRPIEEHLALAALFLERYRHACQAQEIQTIGDAIRIANHLLVPHCGYFRISNAIRHQARELLVGFFRLARGRGRRGEGRFLRHPFASASVELFSLWSEASGREQELAADWRQAIEGIADPSAKKKQGEATRRRPRRRRKSRRPPVDKKA, from the coding sequence ATGACTTCAGTACCCTGCGACACCGATTCCACGAACGATCAGGCTCTCGTTGTACCCCGCGCCGAGCACTGCATCTCCCGAAAACAGATCGACGAAAATACCCTTAAGGTTCTCTACCGGTTGCGTCGGCATGGTTACCAGGCCTATCTGGTAGGCGGCGGAGTGCGTGACTTGCTGCTTGGTCGTCAGCCGAAGGATTTCGACGTCGCCACTGACGCCACGCCGGAACAGGTTAAGGGGCTGTTCCGAAACTGCTTTCTGGTCGGTCGGCGGTTTCGACTGGCCCATATCCGCTTTGCCGGTAATTATCTGGTTGAGGTCGCCACCTTTCGCCGTCAACCCCGCCCCGAGGAGCTGCCTGCCGACACCGACGAGCACTTTTTCTTTACGGAAAATGTTTTTGGGTCTCCTCGGGAAGATGCCTTTCGCCGGGATTTCAGCATCAATGGCCTGTTTTACAATATTGAAGACTTTTCGGTTATCGACCATGTCGGAGGCTTGCAGGATCTTGCCGATCGGCGGTTGCGTGTGATCGGTGACCCTCTGGTGCGATTCACCGAGGATCCAGTGCGCATGTTGCGTGCCCTTGAGTTTACAGCCCGGCTCGGCTTTAATCTTGACGAATCGGTTCGGCAGGCTATTTACTTGCGGGCGCCTCTTATCGCCGAGGCGGCCACGGCCCGGATTCGCGAAGAGCTGATGGAGCTGTTTCGCCACAAGGTTGCGGCGCCCGTGCTGCGTGACGCCCAGTCTCTCGGTTTGCTGCCCCACTTGCTGGGCGGTTTTGAAGGCGAGGTCGAGACCTTTGAATTGCTGGAGCAAATCGATCGGCGCACCGATTCCGGTCGGCCCATCGAGGAACATCTGGCCTTGGCGGCGCTCTTTCTGGAGCGTTATCGGCATGCCTGTCAGGCTCAGGAGATCCAGACCATCGGCGACGCCATCCGTATTGCCAATCATCTGCTGGTGCCCCATTGCGGATATTTTCGCATTTCCAATGCCATTCGCCATCAGGCTCGTGAACTGCTGGTTGGATTTTTTCGCCTGGCCCGTGGTCGCGGTCGGCGCGGCGAAGGACGCTTTCTGCGGCATCCTTTTGCTTCTGCATCGGTGGAGCTGTTCAGTCTGTGGAGCGAGGCGAGCGGCCGGGAGCAGGAACTGGCGGCCGATTGGCGGCAGGCAATCGAAGGCATTGCTGATCCGTCGGCTAAAAAGAAACAAGGGGAGGCAACTCGCCGACGGCCCCGGCGTCGCCGCAAGAGTCGTCGGCCACCGGTGGATAAGAAGGCTTAG